The Zymoseptoria tritici IPO323 chromosome 4, whole genome shotgun sequence genome includes the window GGTGTTATCCCTGGTGTCGGGCGTACAAATCACACAGCTTGGACCGAGCGAGTTTGAGCACAAGGGATCCACGGATTTGTGGGTGGGCGCGGCAAACAAGAATCCGGCGATTCCGGTATCAATACAGAATGACATGGCCGAGGCGCTTTCAATGACACTCCGATCTGGCCAAGTGGACTGCGATGTGACGAGCAATGTTCGACAACAGCAGTATGAAAGAATGATAGGGTGAGCCACAACACTTCTTCCTCACTACTATTGGCACCTGCTAACTCACATCACAGACCTATTGCGTTCTATCCCTCCAGTGTACTATTCGAGACGCCGGTCCACGCGGAGCTCTTGGAAAAGGTCGGAGTTCGTGCTTTGATCACCGCCGTCATGGACGAGATTATCAGCATTGCAAAAGCACAAGGATGCGAATTTCCGTCCGACTTCCGGGAACAGACCATGGAGAAGATGATTCTGCCCTCAGAATCTAATAATATTATGTATCAGGACTTCATGGCGAGAAGGCCCATGGAAGTGGAGACATACTTGGGATCACCCATCAAGCTGGCACAGGAGATGGGCTTGCAAGTCCCTCGGATCGAGACACTTTACACCATTCTTCACAACTTGAACATTGCCAACCAGAGCCGACCTCGGCCAACGGCGGAGGCTTCACCAGTCGCACAGCCGACACCAAGAATGTCCTCCCTCCCAGCGAACGACGGCGCTCGCGGACCACCGCCAATGAATGGCCACATGAACGGACAGCCACAGATGCGCAACGGCATGCGAGGAGGTATGCGTGCACCATCTTCAGCCGGCGGACCACCTCCACCTGGCATGCGACGTGGACCACCATCGATGAGCAACTTTCCTCCACGCATGAATGGCAATGGATACGGCCCACCTCGTGGACACCCGCAGCAGATGGCACGCCGCCCTTCGTTCGAAAACAACGACCTCGAGGAGTTCAGCCATCTCATGCTGTACGACAACCTGCCGGAAGGAGAGAATGGTGGGTACGACCCAGGACCAGGCTCGTCCGCCGGTGACCTAGGGATGAGGGAACGTGAGCTTGCTCTGCGTCAGAAAGAGCTGGCTTTGCGTGAGCGCGAATATCACATGCGCCGTGGTGGCGGCCCAAGACAATCAATGGCACCACAGTCAGTGCGAGGCGgatacgacgacgatgatgataTGGATGGCGAGGAATTTTTCGATCCCATGGCGGCCGGGAATGTGCCAGGCGCCGTTGCGGACAACATTGACATGATGAGCGTCACATCCCGGCGAACTAGGAAGGCGCCGAGCGCGAGTCAACTTCGAACGAATCCAGAGATGGGAGGTCCTCCAGGCCAGAACGTGCGTCACGGCCGCAATCCATTGCCGATGAGACGACCTGGCAATAAACATCGAGCCAGCACCGCATTGATGAACGACATGCCAGCTTTGCGGGAAGAGCTGATGAACAATCCGCTCATGGGTTATTCGTCCGATCGCTATGGCAATGTCGATCGCATGAACATGGGCCACGAATCAAGAGCCAACTCACTGACCGCAGAACGGTTGAACGAGCTCGGAGGTCCACCCAATGGGTTTCCATCGCACATGGCCAGGCGTGGCAGCCAGTCGCCGGGCAACCCGCTCGGCCCAGGAACGGGCAGACCGGCCGGTCCACCAAATGGATATGGCGCACCAGGCCGTCCCAATGGTCGACCAAGTCCGCCTGCGATGAGACAACCTGTTCCGAGGCACCCACCTGGCCACGGCAATGCAGTCGCGCCGCAGCACATTGAGCAGCAAACTGGGGTGAGCACCCTCTACCCACCCAAAAGCGGTCCTCCCAATCAAGTGCGCAGTCTGACAGGTTCCGCGAGTGCCAGCGCGGGGAGTGGTGATAGCAATCGATCAGCACCCATCGACTCCGAACCTTCGGCACACAGCTCCAGCAGCAGTCTCGGACCCAGACCTCCCATCGGGGTGCGATAGAAGAGCACCGAGGACATGATGCGACTTGCATGGAGGCTGGGCTGAAGATGCAAGTGGCCAGCCAGGACATGTTCGAACAACACTCCGCACATTCAAGGCGTCATTCATCCCGACGATATCCTCCATCCTCATTCACATCTCCACGCGGAACGACCTCACCGCGCACGCTCACGACGAATGCTCCACACTCTCTTTCACGACACACGGGCGAACACGTTCGAGCAGACGTACTATAGACGgcgattcttcttcttcgcagcgaAAACTAATCGTACATATCGGGCATCTGGGACAACGGGCGCACAGATAGTCGACAAAATTAATACTAGCATTACGGCGTATGGATGCGAGGAGACTGGTCCGGTTGGCCGTGCCTCGCTGCAACGAAAGCATTCTTCTTTGTGGATGGGAGTTGAGAGAGATGTGGGCAAGACATGGTGACTGGCGTCTCGTGCAACGACCTCATGCGATTGGGAGCAATGCAATGGCACTTGCATATTGGCGGGTCGACGCGTTGGATCGAAcagcgaggacgagaggtGCAGTGGCGCGTACAAGCAGTGTATCGGTACTGTCTGCATAGTGCTGCTCAACCTTCTGCGGTGAGACAAGACACAACATGTCGTCGTTTGTCGCGAATGGCCAGGGGTTTCTTCTTTTGTTGAGGTAAAAGGACAAGCGTGCATCTGGATTTTGCAAGGACGGAAGGAGAGAGCATGTGCCGACAGCAGAGAATAGCGTTACGTCGAAGATATACACGATTCAGCCTCTGAGTGCGTCTTTTCTATATCGATACCAAGCAGTCGTCTGGTCTCCTATTTTGATGGCATTCGTGTGGCCTCTTTTCCCGCTCGACTTTCACGTGAAGGCGGTGGGTTCGGCGAGCACTCCGCGTTTTGCACTCACCCTCTCACCTCGACTGGAATGCTGCCAATCCTGCTGCCGCTTCGTCGGCCCGGCAGACTTCCTGTCTATCTGCGTCGCATGCTTCTCCGAAGTAGTCCTCGCATGGCTGGAATACGGATGTGAACGGAAGACCTGCTGTGACGTCGACTGATCCGCTCCGTCATGCTCCAAACTTCCAAAGACGAGAAAGGTAATACAAACTACACTTTACCTGTCTTCCATCCTTACGCTGTCATTAGGTACCACTCCTTCCCATTCACATCTTCAGCTGTACTGCGCGCGTTCCACCCTCCTACGCTCTCTCCATACCGCCCTCACATCCTTCGGAGCTTCACCATAATGACCACACCCcgcgtcttcatcgtccgcCACGGCGAAACCGAATGGTCCCTCTCTGGCCGACACACCGGCACCTCCGACATTCCCTTGACCTCCAATGGCGAGAAGCGAATCCACGCCACCGGCCGCGCGCTGGTGGGACCTGACCGTCTCATCGTGCCCTCGAACCTCGCACATATATACGTCTCACCGCGGAAACGAGCGCAGCGGACCTTGGAGTTGCTCGGATTGGGATTGAAAGAGGAGGATTGTCCGTGGGAAAGGCACGGAGGGGTTGAAGAGGAGGGACAGGGCGAGAGAGGTCAAGTGAAGGCGAAGGTGGAGGTCACGGAGAGGATTGCGGAGTGGGATTATGGCGAGTATGAGGGTGTGACGAGTAAGGAGATtcaaaggaagaggagggaaaagggcgagagggAGTGGGATATATGGAGGGATGGGTGTCCGGGTGGAGAGTGAGTGGCACTACTGGTACtgggagagggcgaggatggGCAAGACTGACGGATGTGTAGGTCTCCACAACAAATCACGGAGCGACTGGATGCGTTGATCAAGGACATTCGAGAGCGATTCCACGCGCACGCGATTGGCAAACCGAAGGGCTCGGTCAAGGAGCCGTTCGATGTCTTGATCGTGGCGCATGGACATATCTTGAGAGCGTTTGCAGGGAGGTGGTATGTTCTCCTCGACGGGTTCCATTGGTCTCAACGTGGATGAAGATGTGCTGACCTGCAAGATAGGGTCGGAAAGGACATTGCAGAGAACCCGAGTCTGATTCTCGAAGCTGGAGGCGTTGGCACGCTGTCGTACGAACACCATAATCTCGACGAGCCGGCGATCTTATTGGGTGGAGCGTTCATGTCGGACATTGTCGAAAACGCGGAGGAGCCCGGCAAATCATGAAGGAGAGAGAGCAGATCGAGCATCAGATACCACAAGAAAACGCCGTTCGATTGATGTTTCACGCACAGTACTCAGCAGACAGACGCGGCAACGACTTCGTCCAGCAACGACATCGTCCAGcaacgacatcgtcgagCATCCTCACATCTTTCAGCCATCGCATCCTCCAACAACCAGGGTGGTGAACAATCAATCGACCCATCCCCGAAGGGGTTGGATTGATAGATTGACGCTATGGCCAGGATTGATTAATAGACTAATTTAATCACTATGGTGAGGATTGATTAATGCTATCGCATTAATTAATCCGGTAGATTGATAGATTAGTAATCGATTAGTAGATTAGTAATTAATCCGGTGGATTAAGGATGGATTAGCCGGTGTAAGGGCTAGCCTACTACAGGCACCGCCGGAGGCTAGCGCGCCGTAGGCGGAGCGATTTTAAAGGATTAGTTAATCGATATAGCTAAGGATTAGTTAATCCGAGTAGTTTAAGGGTGTTGTTAGCgttagtaagggtagtattGTTATAAAGGTATAGGTTAGGATTAATTCGAGGAATTCGAAGGAGTTATAAACCTAAGCGTAAACCCTAATTGCGGAGCCTTACGAATCCTACTATTTCTATTAGTCGGGGAGTAGCCGAAACGCGGGGACTCCGCGTATATACTAGCGCAGAGCCGCATATTAGCTCTAAACTAGTCCGCTCTAACATTATATActtcttaatactagatttCTCTACTAAGAAATCTATATACTATAATTTATAAGGGCGCTTTACTAAGATCTCGAATAGCGCTTTCCTATAAAAAAAGAATAAGTATTATCGGGTATATAGTTATAGAGTTATCGAAGCTAGAAATATCGTAAGGTTTTAAGATTAAGAATTAGACttttagctatagtaatCTCTCGATATTTAATAACTCAATAGCTATAATACTAACATTATTCTTAAAACTTACTATATCGACATAATTTTTAATTTATATTTAAGCGTAGATCTCGCGCTTTCTAATAAACTACTCCTCGttatattagtatattagGATTATATTTAAATAGTTACCGTAATATATTAACGATGCTAGCGTCGGAGATGCTAAGCCGTACCGTTAAACTCTAATTCTCGAGCCTTATTCCTTATACTTTACTATTaacaacactactactatGTTACGCCCTCCTTTATCTTACGCGCTATTACTAAACGTATCGCCGTTCCTATAGTATATCCTCGACTCCGAAGCGGCCGATACCGAGAGCGCCCTTACCGCGTCTATCGCTCCCTTAGAACTACCGATCCCTACCGAGTTTTAACGTACGAACGACTACCTTAGTTACATAGCTTaagtactagctactataccGATCCGTAGCTATAAGGGCCTCGATCTTATACGGCCGTCGCTTTATAGCTTTACTATCGCTATATCTTCCCTTAATAAGGACTCCTAGGTATAGTAGTATAGCTATCGGCTTAATAAGATAGACAATAAGGGCAAGACGGTAGAGTAGTAGCTCTATAGGACTTACTATTAGAAGAGATCTAGTATACTACATAAGTATTAGACGAGATCTTAGACGAGTAGTGCTAGTAATTATCTAAAGATAGTGTACTAGCTTAATAAACACggagtaataatagtagaagtactataatcCCTAAGGAAGCGTAAGGTAACAGACATGTTTAGACTACCTCTCGAGACTAACTATATTACTATTAGTCGTATTGTAGCTACGTTTAATGCTAGTTACTTTAAGGCtatacttctttaatagatTATCTTCTGCTCGATCCCCTTCCGTAAGGTTAATAACCTTAAGTTTAGAGACATACTTATCTACCTTAATCTAATAGTTAAAAGAACGCTACTAGATTATACGACTATAAGCCGGTAGCTACATAAGGCATATAGTAGTTTCCTCGGTGTTATAACTAAGCTGCTCGTAATAGCGCTTAGCCTTATTTACTTCTTAATAGATATATAGACGTCCTCGAATAGTATTGCTCTTAATAGCCTTATAGCGCACTTTATTAATAACACTAGTAAGCTCTAGAACTTCGTCCTTAGCCTACCTATATACTATAGCTCTTATAGCGGCGTTAATATCGCTAAAACTACTATTGCAATTATATACTAATTCTCTATTCCTTACTACCGGATCGGCTACTTCTATAGTAACAAAATAAGCAACAACGATACGTACATAGCTACTCTTATAGCGGAgtttagctatagcttcgaCCCTATTAAAAGGAGACTACGCTACGTTAGTTATATCTTTAACCTTATTGCGAAGGCTTGTATAGTCGGTTATAAGGACGATAACGCTATAGAAGTAGAGCTTAATTAGGACGGTAAGAAGGCATTCGAGATGTTGCTAATATAGCGTAAGAAGGGCTCTGTTAGTAAGCTCTATAACATTATTATATACGTCCTTATCTCGCCGTAGCGTAAGGAGATCCTCGCTTATTTGTAGCTGCCCTCCGACGTAGATAACTACACTGTTATAAAGACGATATATAAGCTTATTCGCGACAACGACATACGCTAGAACAGCTTATATGCTATAATCGAGCGTATAATTAAGCTACGTAATCCCCTTAATGTATTTGTACTACAGATCGTAAACAAGTAGTACTCGTACGAGGTTAGTAAACGTATACTAAATATCGACACTTCTACTAACTCCTTCTTATAGACATCCTACAACTATAAGTATAGCTATAAGCCGGTTAATAAACGCCCTCTAAAGCGCTAGCGACTAACGATCCTTAATAACCGCCTTACGTACGAGGATTAGTAGGTGTTAGTGTAATATATAAAGATCTTAAAGCCTCTCGCTTAGGCTACACTACGCCTTTAAGGACAGGTCGGTCGACATAGTTAGATTTAGCTAGTGTTGCTAACGCTTAAGAAGCTACTTAGTTACTTCGAGGACATAATGTGAGGATCCCCTCACGTGAGCGCAGTCTGGCCTCATCTCCCCTAAGCTGGGCCAACCTGGTTTCGAAGAACAtaacaacgagctatcctagttacgaagagcgcaacagcgtacggattaaggcagtccgatctagcttgcctcttaatgcctaacgataaggatcgaagggccacgaagggacagacgatccTGCTTAtaacaagagaagtaaaggataggggaatagaacctagcagtagctatgtatatagcgaagaaggctctcctcctctattccctcctttaacgaatcgagtcgttacattctaaaacctattgttcgatacttccctactttAGTCTCTCCCTGCCTTATTACAAGGCAATCCTAACACGCGATTCGTTTAAACTTACGTACTACGGTATCGAACCCCCGATCGACATAGCACCTAAGGCTACTTGCAGACGCGAGGAATCtccttccgacacctccgctcGCTAGCAGGGTGCTATACTAGCCGCTAAGTCCGACGCGGACGCCGCCGCCCGCTAGCTAAGCGCTACCTCTATCGCGGAAACTATAGACGATGCCGGAACGACCTAGGAAGGCACCGACTCGACTACCTAGGCTAACCTAGTTTAAGGGGACGTACTAACCCGTAAGAAACGGAACTAGGAAGCCTAGGCAGAATACGAATTCCTCGAACTCTAGcaaaagattaaggaactccggagcgaactagccttatatagcctaattaCCCTAAGGAGGGAGAAACTTGCTAAACTCTTCGCAGAAACAGACTATTTCgacaagaacaaggacagcctccctaagtctaaggaactacccgtattcgaagggaagacctgTACCAATTACGAAGACTAGCTCCGCGCGGTAGAACGCAACTTCCGCAGATACTATAGATTCTCTAACCGGGAGGACCGGAAGGTCGACTAcgctactaactatataggcaagctctagcaagactactaggagcgCTACGTAGATTAGCTCGacggctagactacgctaacctagactataataaaaGGAGTTATGCTTAACTCTATAGGGACAGAGGCGGAACGctgcgagaaggcctacgaacAATTGCGGAAGGCCTCCTTCGGAGACCGCACCCCCGACTagctcctcgaagagctaaagatcctttagaaggagttagaagaagagaacgAGGGGCGTAAGATCCTTAACTTTAAGgcctccttactatagaactACTACTCCCGCCTCTCTAACTACCTAGCTCCGGCTACTAcgcttattaaggcctaagAGAGGGTTAACAAAACCTACAGGATTATCGAGGGTCAGAAGCAGGAGTTAAGGGACAACCCGGGCCGTAGAAGAGGCAAGGGCAACCGAAAGAGACGTAGAAGCAATAGTATCGACGACTAGGACTCTAAGAAGTCTAAGTCGGAGGACAGATCGGACTAGAGGGGCCTATCTAAGGCTACTTACTACGGTTGCTACTAGGTCGGGCATATTAAGCGCAATTGCCCTAACCCTTCCCTCTAGAAGGACTCGGAAAAAGAggcgccccctaagtagacgctgcTGTCTTAGTAAGCTAGGttctctatactaaggagcaGCGCAGGATAGCGGAGCCGGGTCGGCGCCGCTATAAGCGTAGGCGCCTTATCGAAGTTACGCTAACCTTAAATAGTCTAGGGAGGACCAGAACGGTCGCGGGACTAATCGACAGCGGCGCGCAGGATAACTTCTATAACTCCTTGTTAGTAAAGGACATAGACTAGGTTATCTAGGAGCCGCCCGCTAGGGTCGCGTATAAGACGCTAAACGGGCAAAGCCTTTAGGTCCTTAGCGAAACGCGGAGCTTATATAAGGCCCGGGACGACTTAGGACGAATGTACGGATACGTCGACACCTTTAGAGTAGGGCgcatctatagctataaggtcgTCTTAGAGATGCCTTAGCTCGAGAAATACAATCTAAACGTAGATTTTACCTTAAAAAGGGTTAACTAGAGAACAAAGCCCCGAAAACGACAGGCGATAGCTGTCGTTAGGCTAGAGAGGTTCTACAGGGAGTGCCTTAGCGAAGTAAACGCGGCACTTTATGTTATAACGATCTAGGACGCGTCGGAAGAAGCTAGTCCGGGTTAGGGGGGCGTTCCGAGTGCCTACTTTAACTTCGCGGATGTCTTCTCGGAGGAACTTGTAGGCGAGTTAGCTCCCTACAGTCTATATAATCTAAAGatcgagctagtagaaggaggaaaggtcCCCTTTAGTCCGATATATGCCCTGTccgaggcagagatagaggCTATGCGGACCTAGCTACCCGAACACCTAAAGAACGGGTTTATTAGgcggtcgacgtcgtcggctAGCGCTCTAGTCCTCTTCGTACGGAAGAAGGATAATACCCTCCGCCTGTGTGTCGACTACCGTAGTCTAAACGCGGTAATAGTTaagaacagggggggtctacctcttattagcgagtccctcgactagctagccggtgctaggtactttaccAAGGTCGACCTGCGCTATGCGTACTATTAGGTGCGTATtagggaaggcgacgagtagaagacggcATTCCGGACTAGGTACGGCTATTTTAAATATACAGTAATGCTATTCGGGCTTTGTAATGCCCCGGCAGTGTTCTagaactttattaatagcgtcctagtaggACTAGTTAATATCTTCTGCGTTATATACCTTAACGACATCCTAATTTACTCTAGAACGCTTAAAGAGCACGAGGATTACGTCCGGCAGGTCTTAGAACGGCTGCGACGGCACAAGCTGTACGCTAACCTAGCTAAATGCGAGTTCTACAAAAGCTAGGTCGAATACCTAGGCTACGTAGTTACCTAGGATAGGCTgcggatcgacctagaacgtATTAAATcggtctaggagtagctagtCCCTACGTCTATCTATAACATAAGGGTCtttattagttttgctaactactaccgacgctttattaagggcttcTTGCGGCTAGCGGCCGCCCTAAACCGCTATActaaaggcaagaaggcggcgaactaGCGCCGAAGAGAGCGTGCTTATCTCGAATTAGACGACAGGGCGATCTAGTCCTTCTATAAGCTACGCCGCAAGTTCGCAGAAGAGCCCGTTCTGCGCTACTATAACCTAGAGCTCCCCTATTAGGTAGAGACCGACGTATTAGGGAAAGTAATATCGGGCATCCTATCCTAGCCTTATAACAAGGGGGGCAAACTGCAGTAGTTCCTGGTCGCCTActtcttaaggaagataattACGGCAGAAAGGAACTACGG containing:
- a CDS encoding putative dehydropantoate reductase (putative 2-dehydropantoate 2-reductase; Ketopantoate reductase PanE/ApbA family), which encodes MPPSTPRLRVLSVGGNAVSAFLSWRLSATQACDVTLVWKNGFEQVHQYGISFRSDKFGNERFKPRHVVRSPEEAAGASRASFDYVVLCVKALPDVYDLASVIESVVTPQHTCILVNTTHTIGIESYLEQRFPTNVVLSLVSGVQITQLGPSEFEHKGSTDLWVGAANKNPAIPVSIQNDMAEALSMTLRSGQVDCDVTSNVRQQQYERMIGPIAFYPSSVLFETPVHAELLEKVGVRALITAVMDEIISIAKAQGCEFPSDFREQTMEKMILPSESNNIMYQDFMARRPMEVETYLGSPIKLAQEMGLQVPRIETLYTILHNLNIANQSRPRPTAEASPVAQPTPRMSSLPANDGARGPPPMNGHMNGQPQMRNGMRGGMRAPSSAGGPPPPGMRRGPPSMSNFPPRMNGNGYGPPRGHPQQMARRPSFENNDLEEFSHLMLYDNLPEGENGGYDPGPGSSAGDLGMRERELALRQKELALREREYHMRRGGGPRQSMAPQSVRGGYDDDDDMDGEEFFDPMAAGNVPGAVADNIDMMSVTSRRTRKAPSASQLRTNPEMGGPPGQNVRHGRNPLPMRRPGNKHRASTALMNDMPALREELMNNPLMGYSSDRYGNVDRMNMGHESRANSLTAERLNELGGPPNGFPSHMARRGSQSPGNPLGPGTGRPAGPPNGYGAPGRPNGRPSPPAMRQPVPRHPPGHGNAVAPQHIEQQTGVSTLYPPKSGPPNQVRSLTGSASASAGSGDSNRSAPIDSEPSAHSSSSSLGPRPPIGVR